A section of the Humulus lupulus chromosome 2, drHumLupu1.1, whole genome shotgun sequence genome encodes:
- the LOC133820032 gene encoding uncharacterized protein LOC133820032 — protein sequence MIDATAGYERMSFLDAYSGYNQIPMKSEDRIHTAFITEDGLYCYKVMPFGLKNAGATYQRLMHKLFSSLLGRNMEVYIDDMVIKSKQSSSHIDDLTECFDILDAYKMKLNPTKCVFGVSSGQFLGYIISQRGIEANPTQIASLSEIKEPRTIHDIQALTGKIVALSRFISRMSDRCQPFLQCIKKSTNTTWGPEQQKALDELKTYLSSPPILSSPIANEDLFLYLSVSQFAVSSVLFREEANRQRPVFYCSKMLLDAKTRYSMMEKLALALLTAKKKLRQYFESHTIIVYTDYPLKQVLSKPDLSGRLSKWAIELGTYNIQFLPRKAKKGQVLADFLVEIQSFTPDALPELLESEDQWLWTMYTDGASNSQGAGIGDVLEAPSGLKIEEAIRLEQSATNNETEYEALIYGLELAREMGIQRLNVRGDSQLMIEQVAGNFDTKAPHLASLLQKVTDLQSHFRQFELILVPREQNQKTDALAKLASAGGCTRQSSISISRSSKDMEVYSTSSEPECWIDTIIKYLTTSELPPNPKDAKLLRLRAQRYSMIHGMLYRKSFNGPYLRCLRPSEAKKLLEEIHEGTCGNHTGGQSLAHKALTARYYWPYMMTEARDYAKKCDKCQRFAPTIHQPAQTLHSIVAPWPFAKWGMDVVGELPKAAGGRRIPWETVVDNGTSFQNAKVQELCDTYKIKLSFASVTYPQGNGQVEASNKVIFANIKKNLEDKKGAWVEELPKVLWAYKTTKRSSTRESPYAMVYGTEAIIPTEVGLPTLRTEIASDPTTNTIQLLHNLDLLEETRTMAQLRLENYQKVAERYYNKRVHLRTFREGDWVLRKVTGNKKKLEPNWEGPFQIIKVLGRGSYTLKNLPTPPGNTPYVFDLKTYTYNSINKEQ from the exons ATGATAGACGCCACGGCAGGATATGAAAGGATGAGCTTCCTCGAcgcctactctggatacaatcagatccccaTGAAATCAGAGGATAGGATTCATACAGCTTTCATAACAGAAGATGGTTTATATtgctataaagttatgcccttcggtctAAAGAATGCAGGCGCGACATATCAGAGGTTGATGCATAAGCTGTTTTCCTCATtactcgggagaaatatggaggtttatATTGACGATATGGTCATCAAGTCCAAACAAAGCTCTTCACATATAGACGACTTGACGGAATGTTTCGACATTCTTGATgcttataaaatgaaattaaaccccacAAAATGTGTCTTTGGGGTGTCCTCTGGACAATTCTTGGGATACATCATCAGTCAGAGGGGCATCGAGGCGAATCCAACACAGATTGCGTCCCTCTCAGAAATTAAGGAACCCCGAACCATCCATGACATACAGGCTCTGACCGGCAAAATAGTAGCATTAAGTCGATTCATATCACGAATGTCAGACCGCTGCCAACCCTTCTTACAGTGCATAAAGAAGTCTACCAACACCACCTGGGGACCAGAACAGCAAAAAGCATTGGACGAGTTGAAGACTTATTTAAGCTCTCCTCCTATATTGAGCTCTCCTATTGCTAATGAAGATTTATTCTTATATTTGTCCGTCTCACAATTCGCTGTAAGTTCCGTTCTTTTTCGAGAAGAAGCCAATCGTCAGAGGCCAGTGTTCTACTGCAGCAAGATGTTGTTAGATGCTAAAACCCGATACagtatgatggaaaaattggcactcgCACTCCTCACGGCCAAAAAGAAGTTACGACAATACTTCGAAAGCCACACGATCATCGTATATACGGACTATCCATTAAAGCAGGTACTGAGTAAGCCCGACCTTTCTGGAAGATTATCTAAATGGGCCATTGAGCTTGGGACATACAATATTCAGTTTTTGCCACGAAAAGCTAAAAAAGGGCAGGTACTCGCTGACTTCCTGGTTGAAATTCAGTCATTCACTCCTGACGCCCTGCCAGAATTATTAGAATCAGAAGATCAATGGCTGTGGACAATGTACACTGATGGAGCATCCAATTCCCAAGGGGCTGGTATTGGCGACGTATTAGAAGCTCCCTCAGGACTCAAAATCGAAGAAGCCATCCGTTTAGAGCAATCCGCAACGAATAATGAAACAGAATATGAGGCACTAATCTATGGTTTGGAACTCGCACGAGAAATGGGAATCCAACGTCTGAACGTCAGAGGCGATTCGCAGCTTATGATAGAGCAAGTGGCTGGAAATTTCGATACCAAAGCACCCCATCTGGCTAGCCTTCTACAGAAGGTAACTGACTTACAATCGCATTTTCGCCAGTTTGAACTCATACTAGTACCCAGGGAGCAAAATCAGAAGACCGACGCCCTTGCCAAATTAGCTTCTGCAGGAGGATGCACACGCCAGTCCTCCATATCCATAAGCCGATCAAGCAAAGATATGGAAGTCTATTCCACCTCATCAGAACCTGAATGCTGGATAGATACGATCATAAAGTACTTGACCACCTCCGAGCTCCCACCTAATCCGAAAGATGCAAAACTTCTGCGCCTTCGGGCACAACGCTATTCCATGATCCATGGGATGTTGTACCGAAAATCCTTCAATGGCCCATACCTACGATGTTTGCGCccatcagaagctaaaaaatTGTTAGAAGAAATACATGAGGGGACATGTGGAAATCACACAGGGGGACAGAGCTTGGCACACAAGGCACTTACAGCAAGGTATTACtggccatacatgatgacagaagcGCGGGATTATGccaaaaaatgcgacaaatgccaacgatttgcacccaccatccatcaacCTGCTCAAACCCTACACTCCATCGTTGCACCTTGGCCATTTGCAAAATGGGGTATGGATGTGGTAGGTGAACTACCTAAGGCTGCTGGAGGAAGACG AATACCCTGGGAGACAGTCGTCGACAATGGCACTTCGTTCCAAAATGCAAAGGTACAAGAGCTATGCGACACGTACAAGATCAAGCTAAGCTTCGCCTCTGTCACTTACCCACAGGGCAATGGTCAAGTAGAGGCTTCCAACAAAGTCATCTTTGCCAACATTAAGAAGAATTTGGAAGACAAAAAAGGAGCATGGGTAGAAGAATTACCGAAAGTGTTATGGGCTTATAAAACAACAAAAAGATCCTCCACGAGGGAATCTCCCTACGCCATGGTTTATGGAACAGAAGCTATCATCCCAACAGAAGTCGGTCTGCCTACACTTCGGACAGAGATCGCATCTGACCCAACAACGAACACCATTCAATTACTGCACAACCTAGACCTTCTAGAAGAAACACGTACAATGGCACAATTGCGACTGGAAAATTATCAGAAGGTAGCAGAACGCTACTACAACAAAAGGGTCCACTTACGCACATTTCGAGAAGGAGATTGGGTTCTGCGTAAGGTCACAGGCAATAAAAAGAAGCTAgagcctaactgggaagggcctttccAAATCATTAAAGTATTAGGCAGAGGGTCTTACACTCTAAAGAAT TTACCAACACCCCCTGGCAATACACCGTATGTCTTTGATCTCAAAACATACACCTACAATTCAATAAACAAAGAGCAATGA
- the LOC133820033 gene encoding uncharacterized protein LOC133820033 — translation MPPKGNGVSGPVAQSVPPTDMSDQIERMCRLLEASQQRSDEAIKTLTEAQARLEAKIAELRRSADTTRNTQAHENLDTNRSDVLVDRVNSPPHNMNPGNGQSQAIPPSSGTDGRQAPTSGTHGRAEAEPTRPAQPTTDVRPQHTVPQVAHDSPSEGRVPSICFLDSWKEDMMREMMQKFSDGRSAYATEHLDLVSRTTEKSPFSEWILNEPKPRDFIIPSLPAFNGKGDPLNHLFQFQQKMALEANNEAIQCKVFSTTFSGLALLWFRQLKAGSLNSFSDLRRSFLQQYSANREAPRTMADLYRIEQGENEHPKAYLHRFIDLVHQIHDVDPLTAANLFVKSLQVGSLLHENLIMTPPYDMADVQTRAEGVFRVLEFRERAQKKTALISAPPANNPPPPARDDKRKRNQTDHTKEGKRPRQDRQPSRYPSFEYTVPQEVIYEENKDRPIWREPYKINTPSDRMDKSRYCLFHKDHGHTIAECHNLNNQIQALMRSGRLTQYIKETGRPGASRQNTASAPTPQASDLVHTTSDSTLEPLKQVPMIHGIVEPTDNQEHATKIQKRMEERVKRYKSLGHVVNLVTSEERSYIASTITFTDEDLKGVHLPHDDPLVISLQVDHCQLGRVLIDGGSGVDILFWEAFQKMGLEENQIRPSTMPILGFNSPESIQRASFD, via the coding sequence ATGCCACCCAAAGGCAACGGAGTTTCGGGCCCAGTTGCACAAAGCGTCCCTCCGACGGACATGAGCGACCAGATCGAAAGAATGTGTCGTCTATTGGAGGCAAGCCAGCAGCGGTCCGACGAGGCAATCAAGACATTAACCGAAGCCCAAGCTAGGCTCGAAGCAAAGATTGCTGAGCTGCGCAGGTCCGCTGACACAACTCGCAACACCCAAGCCCACGAGAATCTTGATACTAACAGATCGGACGTTCTAGTCGACCGTGTTAATTCCCCACCTCACAATATGAACCCGGGTAACGGGCAATCCCAAGCCATCCCCCCATCCTCTGGGACCGACGGGCGACAAGCCCCAACCTCTGGCACGCATGGGCGGGCCGAAGCAGAACCCACTAGACCTGCTCAGCCAACAACCGACGTCCGGCCTCAACACACCGTACCTCAAGTCGCACACGATTCTCCCTCTGAAGGTCGCGTTCCCTCGATCTGTTTCTTGGACAGTTGGAAAGAAGATATGATGAGGGaaatgatgcagaagttctcAGATGGGCGATCCGCCTACGCCACCGAACATTTGGATCTTGTATCAAGAACCACTGAAAAATCGCCTTTCTCGGAATGGATTCTGAATGAGCCAAAGCCTCGGGACTTCATCATCCCTTCCCTGCCTGCATTCAATGGAAAGGGAGACCCGTTAAACCACCTATTTCAATTTCAACAAAAGATGGCGTTAGAAGCTAATAACGAAGCCATACAATGCAAAGTCTTTTCAACAACTTTCTCCGGGCTGGCTCTATTATGGTTCCGACAATTAAAGGCCGGATCACTCAACAGTTTTAGTGATCTCCGACGGTCCTTCTTACAGCAGTACAGCGCGAACCGAGAGGCTCCCAGAACAATGGCCGATCTCTATCGAATTGAACAAGGGGAGAATGAACATCCAAAGGCATACTTACACCGTTTCATTGACCTCGTGCATCAAATCCACGACGTCGACCCACTCACCGCAGCAAATCTCTTCGTCAAAAGCTTACAGGTGGGGTCACTCTTGCATGAGAATCTCATTATGACACCACCATACGACATGGCAGACGTGCAGACCCGAGCCGAGGGCGTCTTCAGGGTATTAGAATTTCGAGAGCGCGCACAGAAGAAGACTGCACTCATCTCTGCTCCCCCAGCAAATAATCCTCCACCACCTGCCAGGGATGACAAGAGGAAGCGGAACCAAACAGATCATACGAAGGAAGGAAAAAGGCCAAGACAGGATCGACAGCCATCGCGATACCCATCCTTCGAATACACCGTCCCGCAAGAAgtcatttatgaagaaaataaagataGGCCTATCTGGCGAGAGCCCTACAAAATTAACACTCCATCTGACAGAATGGATAAAAGCAGATACTGTCTCTTCCACAAAGATCACGGTCATACGATCGCTGAATGCCACAATCTGAACAATCAGATCCAAgccctcatgaggagtgggcGGCTTACCCAATACATCAAGGAGACAGGCAGACCAGGCGCCTCGCGGCAGAACACAGCTTCTGCCCCCACTCCGCAGGCGTCAGACCTCGTACACACAACCTCTGACAGCACCCTGGAGCCTCTTAAACAAGTCCCTATGATCCACGGGATCGTAGAACCCACCGATAATCAGGAGCACGCGACTAAAATCCAAAAGAGGATGGAAGAACGAGTGAAGCGGTACAAATCATTAGGCCACGTGGTCAATCTCGTCACTTCAGAAGAAAGAAGCTACATAGCCTCTACTATCACCTTCACTGACGAAGACCTGAAGGGCGTCCACCTGCCTCATGACGATCCACTCGTCATTTCCTTACAAGTTGACCACTGCCAGCTGGGCAGAGTTCTGATCGATGGGGGCAGTGGGGTCGACatcctcttctgggaagccttccaGAAAATGGGACTGGAGGAGAATCAGATCCGACCCTCCACCATGCCCATTTTGGGATTCAATAGCCCAGAGTCTATCCAAAGGGCGTCGTTCGATTAA